Proteins encoded in a region of the Tachyglossus aculeatus isolate mTacAcu1 chromosome 11, mTacAcu1.pri, whole genome shotgun sequence genome:
- the LOC119934091 gene encoding keratin-associated protein 4-3-like isoform X2, with the protein MVNSCCGSVCSDLSCGRGCCQETCCEPSCCSSPCCPPTCCQTTCCRTTCCRPTCGVTSCCRPTCCRPTCCQSFCCQPTCCRPVCNVSSCCRPCCPQPCCVSTCCRPCCPQPCCVSSCCRPCCPRPCCETSCCRPTCCRPVCNVSSCCRPCCPQPCCVSTCCRPCCPQPCCVSSCCRPCCPSPCCVTSCCQPCCRPTCCQTTCCRTTCCRPTCCVTTCCRPTCGTASCC; encoded by the exons ATGGTCAACTCCTGCTGTGGATCCGTCTGCTCTGACCTGAGCTGCGGAAGGGGCTGCTGCCAAGAGACCTGCTGTGAGCCCAGCTGCTGCAGCAGCCCTTGCTGTCCCCCGACATGCTGCCAAACCACTTGCTGCAGAACCACCTGCTGCCGCCCAACGTGCGGTGTGACCAGCTGCTGCCGCCCAACCTGCTGTAGACCCACTTGCTGTCAGTCGTTCTGCTGCCAGCCCACTTGCTGCCGTCCAGTCTGCAACGTTTCCAGCTgctgcaggccctgctgcccccAACCTTGCTGTGTGTCCACCTgctgcaggccctgctgcccccaaccttgctgtgtgtccagctgctgcaggccctgctgcccccGTCCCTGCTGTGAGACTAGCTGCTGCCGGCCAACTTGCTGCCGTCCAGTCTGCAACGTTTCCAGCTgctgcaggccctgctgcccccAACCTTGCTGTGTGTCCACCTgctgcaggccctgctgcccccAACCTTGCTGCGTGTCCAGCTgctgcaggccctgctgccccagtccctgctgtgtgactagctgctgccagccttgctgccgcccCACTTGCTGCCAAACCACTTGCTGCCGGACGACTTGTTGCCGCCCAACCTGCTGTGT AACCACCTGCTGCCGCCCTACTTGTGGGACAGCATCTTGTTGCTGA
- the LOC119934091 gene encoding keratin-associated protein 4-3-like isoform X1: MVNSCCGSVCSDLSCGRGCCQETCCEPSCCSSPCCPPTCCQTTCCRTTCCRPTCGVTSCCRPTCCRPTCCQSFCCQPTCCRPVCNVSSCCRPCCPQPCCVSTCCRPCCPQPCCVSSCCRPCCPRPCCETSCCRPTCCRPVCNVSSCCRPCCPQPCCVSTCCRPCCPQPCCVSSCCRPCCPSPCCVTSCCQPCCRPTCCQTTCCRTTCCRPTCCVPTCCQPCCRPACCQTTCCRTTCCRPTCGTASCC; encoded by the coding sequence ATGGTCAACTCCTGCTGTGGATCCGTCTGCTCTGACCTGAGCTGCGGAAGGGGCTGCTGCCAAGAGACCTGCTGTGAGCCCAGCTGCTGCAGCAGCCCTTGCTGTCCCCCGACATGCTGCCAAACCACTTGCTGCAGAACCACCTGCTGCCGCCCAACGTGCGGTGTGACCAGCTGCTGCCGCCCAACCTGCTGTAGACCCACTTGCTGTCAGTCGTTCTGCTGCCAGCCCACTTGCTGCCGTCCAGTCTGCAACGTTTCCAGCTgctgcaggccctgctgcccccAACCTTGCTGTGTGTCCACCTgctgcaggccctgctgcccccaaccttgctgtgtgtccagctgctgcaggccctgctgcccccGTCCCTGCTGTGAGACTAGCTGCTGCCGGCCAACTTGCTGCCGTCCAGTCTGCAACGTTTCCAGCTgctgcaggccctgctgcccccAACCTTGCTGTGTGTCCACCTgctgcaggccctgctgcccccAACCTTGCTGCGTGTCCAGCTgctgcaggccctgctgccccagtccctgctgtgtgactagctgctgccagccttgctgccgcccCACTTGCTGCCAAACCACTTGCTGCCGGACGACTTGTTGCCGCCCAACCTGCTGTGTGCCCACctgctgccagccttgctgccgcccAGCTTGCTGCCAAACCACTTGCTGCAGAACCACCTGCTGCCGCCCTACTTGTGGGACAGCATCTTGTTGCTGA